One segment of Cydia splendana chromosome 22, ilCydSple1.2, whole genome shotgun sequence DNA contains the following:
- the LOC134801404 gene encoding facilitated trehalose transporter Tret1-like: MFSPAVKQSWAVSGVLLNMLGQGMVLSFPAVLLPGLKADDSTIKTDLDTMSWLASVVGLASFPGFLISAFFMELWGRKISQALVILPGTLGWLLIYFATDVTTLMAGRILGGITAGASVTLGAVIIGEYTSPQLRGMFLNLKTAAVCVGNTFVHIVGHYYTWRTVAIFGLMPHIIAFGIVCTWPESPTWLAARFKFDESEKAWLWLRGSDQNSRNEYDSMANAQRRRLSEIREKSSVQRHVVIFMQKFTRKDFLKPLLIILFAGILLETCGRHIFPAYALQIIEEISGDKSRTFYYTIIIDLITTVSSTFSSALVRMLKRRTLLFVTGGSSLAVLMAICTYLYLSAIDVISKDRAWLPVSMFMLYFLLANLGCTPIPLALLGEVFPVAHRGAGSAMSGLTLAICLMVALKITPAMLESLKVYGTFAVFGVAMGLSLVVLYYILPETKDRTLQEIEDYFNHGRFLSDKKVEENEENTTMLKN, translated from the exons TCATGGGCGGTGTCAGGCGTACTCCTGAACATGTTGGGACAAGGCATGGTCCTCAGTTTCCCGGCCGTCCTGCTGCCGGGGCTCAAGGCTGATGATTCCACCATCAAGACTGACTTGGACACTATGTCTTGGCTTG CTTCTGTGGTGGGCCTGGCGAGCTTTCCCGGTTTCCTGATTTCCGCTTTCTTCATGGAGCTGTGGGGCCGGAAGATCTCACAGGCTCTGGTCATCCTACCAGGCACCTTGGGCTGGCTCCTCATCTACTTCGCCACGGACGTGACCACGCTCATGGCTGGCAGGATCCTCGGAGGCATCACCGCCGGAGCCAGCGTCACTTTAGGAGCCGTCATTATCGGCGAGTACACCAGCCCACAGCTCCGGGGCATGTTCCTAAACCTCAAGACTGCGGCCGTCTGCGTCGGCAATACTTTTGTTCACATTGTAGGTCATTATTACACTTGGAGAACTGTTGCAATTTTCGGACTAATGCCACATATCATTGCGTTCGGAATTGTCTGCACTTGGCCGGAAAGCCCGACTTGGTTGGCTGCTAGATTTAAGTTTGATGAGAGTGAGAAAGCGTGGTTGTGGCTGCGCGGTAGCGATCAAAACTCTAGAAACGAGTACGATAGTATGGCCAATGCTCAAAGGCGGAGGCTTTCTGAAATACGAGAGAAATCCAGCGTCCAAAGGCACGTGGTAATTTTTATGCAGAAGTTCACTCGAAAGGACTTTCTGAAACCTCTGCTCATAATACTCTTTGCTGGTATTTTGCTAGAGACGTGTGGAAGGCACATTTTCCCGGCCTACGCCTTGCAGATCATCGAAGAAATCTCTGGAGATAAGTCCAGAACCTTCTACTATACAATAATCATAGATCTGATAACGACAGTCAGCTCCACATTCTCGTCAGCGCTGGTTCGCATGCTAAAGAGACGTACTTTGCTGTTTGTCACTGGTGGATCATCATTAGCCGTGTTAATGGCCATCTGTACCTACCTTTACCTGAGTGCTATAGACGTGATATCGAAGGACCGAGCTTGGCTGCCTGTGTCGATGTTTATGCTGTACTTTTTATTGGCAAACTTGGGGTGTACTCCTATACCTCTAGCGTTGCTTGGAGAGGTGTTCCCAGTAGCCCATAGAGGGGCAGGATCGGCAATGTCAGGCTTGACTCTGGCTATCTGTCTCATGGTCGCTTTGAAGATCACTCCCGCGATGCTAGAAAGTCTAAAAGTGTACGGAACGTTTGCTGTCTTCGGCGTAGCCATGGGACTCTCTTTAGTAGTATTGTACTACATCCTCCCAGAAACTAAGGACAGAACTCTGCAGGAGATTGAAGACTACTTTAACCACGGTCGGTTCCTCAGTGACAAGAAAGTTGAAGAAAATGAGGAAAATACTACCATGCTTAAGAACTAA